Within Coffea arabica cultivar ET-39 chromosome 4e, Coffea Arabica ET-39 HiFi, whole genome shotgun sequence, the genomic segment CCGGTGGTATTGCAATTAGATTATGCTTTCAACATAGAAAAATCCCATCTTTTCGTAATTTCTTTTTCTGGGTTGAGTGTGGAATGAGTGTTACTCTCAGGGTAGCTAATGAGTATTAAAAAATCTGATGGTGGATcccccaccccccaccccccacccccaGGCGGAAAGCCTCCCTCTACTTTCGGGTAATTTAACTGGCTCTGCAAATTCACATCCTTTGGCCTTTTGGAAGTAAATTCGATGAACATACTTGATCATCGTGTGTTTTGGAGGTTGATTATGTCAGTAAGTTATATTATTCTTACTTTATAACTCTTTTGGTTTGGTTCTTGTTGTATTAGCAACTGCAATGGGGTGCTCTGGACAGAAAGCTTTTCTACCTTTACTGGTGCTGGCAGGGACCGGAGCAGCTGCTATTGGAGTGGCAATTATGTCTTCTTCGGGCATGTTGGAGAAAACAATAGCTTTCTTAAAAAACCATCATCAGCAAGAAGTTCTTAAGGTACTTATATTGTGCTCTTTGatactttaaaatttttgagcaatttctgttcctttttttcACTTGTATGGATTACTGTGTTTTCATACTCATTGCTAATTTTGTTTAAACGAAAATGTTTTCCTTATATAAAGCTATTGCTACAGTGTCACGTTTGGTTGGAAGTGTATTCCGTCAGGGGGGGAAAAAAGCTGTGATATGTAACTTTTTCATCTAGTAGGCATAGGGTTAATGGTGAGTTTGTTTGGTTGCTCTTGACACCCAATTTTATTTTCTGATCATGTCTTAATTAGGTTGCCTATGGTGATGCACAAGAGGATAGAATCAGTCAACTGTCAGATGATCTTCTCTCCGAGATCCTTTCACGGCTGGACTTGATAGAAGCCATTAGGACTAGGATTTTAGCAAGAAGGTGGAACAATATTTGCCAAGTAAGGTCCAGGCTACTCCTTGATTGCCGCAAGATTTGTGGAGAGAGTCAGCGTATTCATACTGGCAGCCGTCGCCACAAGTATAGGTTCTTGAAAGCAGTAGATCAAACTTTACAGCTTTATTCTGGTCAAAAGATAGTTCATATTCATTTGATATGTTGTTTGGGAAACGAAGTTGCCCCTAGCTATGATAGATGGATGCAAACTATAGCCACTTTAGGCGTACAATCACTCCTCCTCAAGTTTTGTACTCCTATTTGTCATGATGAAAATGGTCCCTATAGCTCTGTGGACCTTTATCCTTTGCCTCTTCAGCTGCTGTTTGAAGCAACTTCATTGAAAATATTGAATTTATTAAACTGTGTCCTTCAACCAAGTTTCAAAGGCAAATTTAATTCCCTCCAGTATCTAAATATGATAAGTGTTCCTTTAGACAATGGAGAATTGCCTCACATTCTGGCTTCCTGTGTGAACCTTCTGCAGTTGTCATTGTGCAATTGTAAACTTCCTCCAAAGTTACGCATCTCTGGTCAGTGTCTTCAATTGCAGAGACTGCATGTTGAATTGTGCATTGGGGTGAAAGAGATAGATATCCATGCTGTCAACCTGTCTTTCTTTTACCTATATAGCGATAAAATGGTGGAATTGTCGCTTCATTATGTTCCCAAACTGAAAGACTTGTTAGTCAGTGGTAATGGCATTGGCGTAGTGCCTTATTTGTTTGGTCAAGTTGTAAAGGACTGTCCAGCGTTAGAACTTTTTATGCTCCAGACTAAAGCTAATGAGGTTCGTATGGACACCATCTATAATTGTTCTTCTTTGCTACATTTTTGCATGTTTAAATGCTGACACTTCTTCCCTTTGTTTGATTCAGCTAGGACACATGCCTGCCACGATCAA encodes:
- the LOC113742194 gene encoding F-box/FBD/LRR-repeat protein At1g13570 yields the protein MLYGATAMGCSGQKAFLPLLVLAGTGAAAIGVAIMSSSGMLEKTIAFLKNHHQQEVLKVAYGDAQEDRISQLSDDLLSEILSRLDLIEAIRTRILARRWNNICQVRSRLLLDCRKICGESQRIHTGSRRHKYRFLKAVDQTLQLYSGQKIVHIHLICCLGNEVAPSYDRWMQTIATLGVQSLLLKFCTPICHDENGPYSSVDLYPLPLQLLFEATSLKILNLLNCVLQPSFKGKFNSLQYLNMISVPLDNGELPHILASCVNLLQLSLCNCKLPPKLRISGQCLQLQRLHVELCIGVKEIDIHAVNLSFFYLYSDKMVELSLHYVPKLKDLLVSGNGIGVVPYLFGQVVKDCPALELFMLQTKANELGHMPATINMFRNLRMLYLLMIFECKADLQSVATILDACPLLEKLYLLARWPGFSEHLGGAWPARHYGHLKELEYKGFHGTGCEIEFVVYLLQSAPALDRVFIGSAYSTYSAEYKWTRYIDYVMDDAERQLIYKQLVEHALSSKVQVIFRN